The DNA sequence AGTTCTTTGTTCAACATGAGTTCTCTTGAATCCTTGTAAATACTGTCTATTTTCATGTCTGAAGCCCTTTATATACACTTGGCTAGCTtgttctgatttttttttctaatattttgtacaattaattatattattaaatcatCAGGATTCTTGGAAATAATAGCCTTTCTGGAAGCCTTTCTAGTCAGAAAAGTAATACTCTTCAAACCATGTAAGTACTCATCTTACATAAtttctcatttttttcttttttatttcttacaCTGCTTTAAGTATGAACCTTGTATCTATTGTTGTGTTGTAAATAATTTAAGCATTGAATGGTAGCCCTTTTATATTTAACAAATAtttcaacatatacatataatatatagatttacaaaaacatttttaaaaatttctattttttttcgtaagtaatatattttattgcaAACCAAAGTAAAAACAAGATACAACTATCCAAAAGTAACAACTCCTCAAAACACCATATACATATAGTAACATACTAGACAAGACTCAACTCAGCTACTCCATCTGTGCTAGTCAATAGACCTATATGTATCATCTAATTTCagtttaatagtaaaaataatctTTTGTATAACTATATTTACATTTGGAGATTGTTACTTAAAAATAACAGTATTTCTCTCCATCCAAATGAAATAAACTGCCGTATTGAAAACCATTCTCCTACAAACGGTCAGCTCACTCCTCTCTTTAGTTTTCCTCACAAACCAACTTACATCTCTCTTCCATCGCATAATAGGTTTGTtcacattatatttttataaaataatggtCCACACCTTCTTAGAGaaagaataataaaagaaaatatgttcaaCCGTTTTAACATCATTTAAGCATAGCTGGCAAATAGAGTTGTCAATAACTCCTCATCTcataaatatgattttaataACTAACTTGTTCATCAAAGCTAACCATGCAATAAAACTATGCCGCGGCACAACAAACCTGCCTCAAATCAACTGACACTAGCTCACCTTATTATTTGGCTCCCCTATTGCCTTCCAAGTACTAGCAATAGAGAACTTACTTGAGGGAGTAACCTTTTATAAAATGGCATTATCCTGGTTCTCAACAACCATGTAGTTCCTCACCTCTTCCTAAGCTGCCATAGTCACCATGTCACTAGGATCAAATAGCCTCCTATCTCCTTGCCTCCATAAGTCATTAGTCTTCGTATGTTTAGGCACATCTGCGTCCTTAAAATTCAAGTTAGAAAACTTATCAGAAATACTAGTATCATTCAACCAAGGGTCAAACCAGAAGGATATGTCACCCCTTCCCAGTTTGTCATCATAAAATTGCTTCAAAGCACTACTAATCTTCACAATATGTCTCTAAGCCCAGCTTGCATCCAAAGGTTTAGTAATCCCCCAAAAACTCAATTGCTTCAACTTATTCTTACTCAACCATATATCTCACAAGGAACCCTTGGAAGTTAACAACTCCCAAATGAGTTTCTCTATCACCACTTTATTTCAAGTTTTAAGTTCCTTTATTCATACTCCACCCTCATTTTTGAGTTTATATACCATCTTCCAAGCAACCACCCTTCCCTTTTTATTCTCAGCCATACCCAACCATAAGAACGCTTTGCATCTCTGATCAATTTCTTTAACAACGCTAATTTAGGCAGAATGAATACACTGCACCAGTACACAAACATACTTTTCAACATAGCATTAATCAGTTGAGCTCTCCCTACATATAATAGGTGCTTTGTAGCCCAAAACTGAATTCTTGCAGTTATTTTGTCCACCAACTACGGGCAATGCACTTTTTAATGGTAGTAGACATAAGAGGCAATCCTAAGTATTTAACATGCAAACTGCCTTCTTTGAAGCTTGACACTTATAAAATTTGATCTTTAACCTCATCATCAACATTAGCAAAGAAAATAAGACTTTTATCTTCGTCAACCTATAAGCTTGACACGTTTTGAAAGTGTTGTAGTTCAGCAACCAAAAAACTCACAAATTTCACCTCATCAAAACTGAACAAGAATAAATCATCCGCAAAACATAGGTGGTTTAAATTCACATATTTTAGTTCTTATGGATCTTAAAAGAAGAGGGGCAGTTTACCACCAAATACCTAGACAAATATTTCATAGCAATCACAAATAGGAGAGATGACATAGGATCCCCCTACCTTAAACCCTTTTTTCCTAGAAAGAAGCTTAAGCCAAGGAGTTCTAATATATTCCAGTACCCAATCAATAAATCTACCAGGGAAGGTTAAGCCTAATAAAACCTCCTCAATTAAATCCAGCACATAGAGTCATACGCTTTCCTTAAGTttgttgtaaaattaatttagatttcaaaagattttatagtcattaaagattttatggtcgttgaagattttatggtcgttgaagattttatttatgagatttttttGCTGTTACAGATTcgatatttaaatctaatattaaatctgactgttatgattttattatattatctcaagatttttaCAACCGCTTACAACGACCATTTTTTCCACTATAAATAGCCTACATTTTACAAAGAAGGGAAATCctatatttctattttattctCTCTTCTCTATGTTTTCTGCTGgattataaattagagataaattcttgTTGTCCTAATTTTGGAAATTAAATCCCagaagaacctgtttaatcgtgggggattacaaaataaatctttaaggacagtgttcaacacgactcagatttcattattttatcatatttttccaACAAAGTTTACCTTTAATGCACATCTAGGAGTACCATTTTCCTTATGGTAATTCTTTATAAGCTCATGTGCAATCAATACACTATCTACAATTTTCCTTCATGGGACAAAAGTAGATTGGTTGAGGTTAATAATTCTGCCCAAAACCTTCCCTAGTCTTGCAGCCAACACTTTACTAATAATATTGTAAATGATAGTATATCAAGCAATAGGTCTATAATCCCCAAGGCTACTAGGACCTTAGGAATTATGGTTAGAGTGGAAACATTGAACTGCTTCAAAATCTTATTGGTCTGAAAAAATTTTCTTATCGCATTCACAATGTCCCTTCCTATAGTTCCCCAAACCTTCttgaaaaaaataactattataCCCATCAATGCCTGGCACCTTATTATTCCAAATTGATCAAAGGGCCGTCTTGATTTCCTCATCAAGATAATTCTAACATCCGCATTCACAACGTTCCTCACACAAAACCAAGGCTTCATTCTCGTGAACCACCAGACCCGTAGAGATAATTCTAATATATGCATGCCCCCTACTAGGTATCTCAACCCCTATAACCCATTGATAATAACTCATTGTTGCTTGTTTAATAGCATCTTAGTCTTCAATAGCATATCCATTCTCAACCATTAAACTAGGAATTGAATTTCTTACTCACCTAATTTTCATtgaattacaaaataatttgttGTTGAGATCTCCTGATTGCACCCAATTGAGCGTTGACTTTACTTGTAAAACTCTTCCTCCTACTTTAACAGATTTCTAAAATAACTCATCACAGCCCTCTCCTCATCCAAAAGTACAGGGTTCATTAGGTTACTCTGTAAGCTTTCTTGTAGTTGCTCCATCACCTGCCTACAGTTATCAACTTTCCCTGATATATCAGAAAACTCCCTTCTATTCAACCTTTTCAATTTCCTTTTGAGCTCCTTTAGCTTACACTGGAGCTTAATATTAACATTTCCCCTCCTTTCCTCTTGCCATACTCTTGCCATAATCCCATCATACTCAGGATGTGATACCCACATATTAAAGAATCTGAATGGGACATTTCTACTATTAACAACACCTAGCAATCTGATGATTAAAGATGAGTGGTATGAGATATTTGCAGGCATAGCTTCACATTCAACAATCTCCATTTCATCCATCTAGTGGAAATTACCCATACATCTGTCAAGCCTTTGCCAGATTCTATTCTCTTCCGCTTGGTTGTTTGTCCATGTAAGAAAATATCCTTTCATGTGCACCTCTACCAACCCTACATTCTCAATGCAGtttttgaaattctcatctGGATTCATAGGTTCCTGTCCTCCCAACCTCTTGCTTGCAAAAAGGGTGGTATTAAAATTGCCTTAGACTAACCATATTCTTTCCATACCACTCGAAATATACTCAATCCTATCCCATAAACTTCTTCTCTCCATACTAGTATTACTTGCATATACAACTGTCCAGAAAAACCTTTTACTCTCCACCTCAATTTGAGTGGGAACTAGCTGATCCGTAGCCATAATTATATGCAGCTTTACACAAAGGATATCAAAACACACCCAAATCCATCCCAGATCCGCATCTTGGTAATTACAAGCCTTTTTGAACATTTTCTTTATTACATTTTCTAACTCTTGTCCCCAAAATTGCTACTACTTTTAAATGACACCTAACAATTAGATAGTGGATCTTTGACCACTTTCTGAGGTCATTAAGACCCCTTATATTCCAGGAGCCAATCACTACCTCTTTAATAGGGAAATTCTCATCCTTCCCCCTCCCCTCCTTCCATCTCCCTTCTCAACTGTAGGTGACATTGCAATCTCCACTCTATCCCCACTCTCCCTCTCACTATTATTAATACTCAATCCATGTATTTTgagaaactcattaaaacatttctatgTTTTGATTTTGTTAGATACTTTAGTCATTCCAtctattttctaaataaattaCAGAATAATCTGTTAGTCAAACTATAGATGGATATTGAGTCTTTGGATTTTGCCATTTTTAATAGTCTTAtctatctattttttaaaaacaaattaaacatCCTTATACTATAAAGGTGGtttgatatttttcttaatattaatGGTCAAATGGATGGCAGAATGAAAGTATttgacaaaaataaaatttaaaaacattttaacgAGTTTCACTAAAAGAGGATGGATTTGTTATTTAATGATAAGTTACTTAGAAAACAAACTCAATGATTGTTTTTACAACTTCTAGCTATATATAATTACAAGCCTACTCACCCTTGGTAATAAAAATTGCGTGCAGAGATTTATCTTACAATTATCTTTCAGGAAGTTTTCCTTCATGGGTATCCTCCAATCTACAGCTGTATGTATTATCTCCTTTGTCTTCATATTTTGGGATTAGCTATTTGCTTTGAATTGCATTAGGGCTACACACCGTATTGTCTTGATTTGTCATCTTTTTATCTTAATGATGAAACTGTATCTGCAGGAATTTAGTGGCCAACAATTTTACATTTGACAGCTCAAACATAAGGTGGATTACTGTCCCCTTGATTGTATAAGTTAATAATTGAATCTAAAATTAATTGTGTAAAATTAAGTTAAGTAAAAAGCTATTGCAAAATTACATTTAACATATATGCTTTtacatttttcatattttaataaataataatacttaTTTTCTTACAATGCAGCATTTTGCCAAGATTGAATTGCCTACAGAGAAATTTTCCTTGCAATAGGAATCCTCCACTTTGTAAGTTGTTCTATTAGCTTAATGTTCAATTTCACCATGTATTTGTTAAGGGAGTTCCATTAATTTAGCCCACTTTTTCAACTTTTTctctaaattaatataaaagtttGAGGTTAAACTGagcttaaattaaaattttaataaaataaataaaacgggATGAATTGAAGATGTTCAATAATTTAAGGGATGAATTTGAATATTTAACAGTTCTTTTATAAAACACCTAATGATTTAAAAttgcatttttttaaataatccaTTAGGAAGTACAAAGATAATGAAAATATGAATTGTTACAGAtgcaaaattttcaataaagtGCGGCGGTAAAGAGAGGATAACAAGTGATGGAACAGTGTTTGAAGCAGAGAACTCATCTCTGGGAGGAGCAACCTTCAATGTGACAAGTAGTGAAAAATGGGCAGTGAGTAATGTGGGCATATATGCTGATAGAACTAGTCCAGATTATTTTGAACCCACCTTAGCACAAGTGAAAAGCACCAACGTTCCAGAGCTTTATCAGACTTCAAGGATCTCTCCGAGTTCACTAAGGTACTATGGCCTTGGTCTTCAGAATGGAGAATACACAATTAGCTTGTTCTTTGCAGAAACCAAATTCGATGATGAGAGCTCACAAACTTGGGAGAGTCTTGGAAGACGCATTTTCGACATCTATATTCAAGTATACTTCAcacttataaatatatatatatggattaaGTTCATGTTTGGTAGCAACTTTTAAGttagcttctttttttttttttttttgttcaaatattGGCCTTAATTATTTTGACGATCAagtttaaagaaaatataaaaggtTGGTTGGAAAAGTTGCAGATGCAGAACCTCATTCTTTGGATGATACTTGGTTTTTCAGGGAAGTCTCCAACAGAAGGATTTTGAAATATCAAAGGAAGCAGGAGGTGTTGAGAGGGcaattataaagaaatttaatgTTACTGTATCAGAAAACTATCTTGAAATTCACCTATTTTGGGCTGGAAAAGGAACTTGTTGTACCCCTGAACAAGGGTATTATGGACCAATTATTTCAGCACTCAGTGTTAATCCAGGTAGCCCATGATTTTATCTTATAtgtgttttttcttttcttttattttttctttagttGAGCTTTTCCTTTTACCATACATTAGATGACTAATTTATTAGGTTTACAGTGGTTTCGGATAACACTAATGCTTGTTGGTTGCACTCggatttttatatatgtttaatatgtttttttaactTAATTCAAAATTCTTTTGCAGATTTTACGCCTAATGTTAGTGGGATACCGCCAGATCTTCgtgaaaagaagagaaatataGGGTTGATTGTCGGTGTTACTGTCTCTGCTGGAATTGTTGGCTTGgttttgttatttttgtttctttatcttaacagaaagagagaaaaagatgATGAGGATGGTaagtttttagtttttatgtaaGTCTAAATTAAGATGCAACTGATCACTAAGTATAAGTTCAAATTTTAAACTCAACCTTGATTTTTGTTTCCTGATCCATTCTTATGATTACTGATCCATAAGTAATTAAGTTATCATATTGTTCACAAATGTACAGTGTTTGCTGGGATTGGTCCTAAACCCAACACATTTAGCTATGCTGAATTGAGAACAGCCACAGAAGACTTTAACCCTTCAAATAAGCTTGGGGAGGGAGGATTTGGACCTGTATACAAGGTAATTCAATTtgacttttccttttttttttttttttttaataaaaaaatggatTATGGATTCGAACTCGAAGCTCACAGCACAATCAAATTAAGGATTATGGTTGTTTTATATTCAGGGTAAACTTATTGATGGAAGAGAAGTAGCAGTAAAGCAACTTTCAGTAGAATCAAATCAAGGAAACAGTCAATTTATTGCAGAGATAGCTACCATTTCTGCTGTTCAACATCGCAATCTTGTCAAATTGTATGGATGCTGCGTTGAAGGAAATAGACGCCTCTTGGTCTATGAATATCTCCAAAACAAAAGCCTTGACAAAGCACTCTTTGGTATTACTTTTTGTTTTTTGCATCGAGTTTTTAACtaattatctttatttttttaactaattatcttttttttttctttaaaatgactatttaatccctatattttttcactaataataatgatttgaattaaactatttaatctctcattttattttcataatacATTTTAAGTCCTTCCATCAATcttatttttcagtttttaaaattaaaatactaatttaattCTTGAATACTGCAattctcaattttataattagtaACAATTTCATTTTTCATATCCATCTCTCTTATCTGAAATggatgaaaaatgaaaaaataaatttacgaatgaaattataaataattacaaaattaaaggataaaattttaaataattaaaaatatttagagacttagataataatttatcttaaaatactaacattaaaaaaatgaaaaaatctaaatatatgATGAACATAAATTAAGAGTCTAAGTCTTCGTTTATTTGacggaaaatatattttttctattttgtatgtttgaattaataaaaaaatttaattaattaaaaatatttttttatttaaaataaaaattaagtcattttaaaaacaaatgaccgtcttttttaaaaaaatgaccgTCTTTTTTAATCCGTTTTCCATACTTTAAAGTTTTTATTACTAtctttatgtatatattttattaaaaaatattttacatgaaaaatattttttataaaatatattttataaaaaatattttttaaatattaattatttttcataaacagACGGAGCTTAAATAATTTAGTTTGTAAAATACAAGCGTGAATATTAAATCTAAATCATTagtagaaataaaatttaaggactAAGCCTCCgttttattaatttgaaataatttactgaaaaatatttttcataacttttagcgtttataatattcaaaaaatttagttaacagaaaatatttactcgtcaaaaaaaaaaaataagtcatTTTAAGAATAATaacttctttttaaaaaaaaagtcattttttGCACTTTTGACATTTTTATCAAGgcttctctatatatatatatttaataaattttattttataaattaaaattaaataataaaaaataaattattcattaaaaaatattttccacaaaaaatattttcaatattttttatggAAGATATTTTtccatagaaaatattttctacggaaaatattttccaatgataagtaattattttttgtgaaataaataaaatattttgtgtgaaataaataataaatttttattttttattagcaaAATTACTAACAAAATCTTTATGTTTGACACACATTTGTATAGCAAAAAATAGTTTCCAACTTGATTGGGCCACCCGATTCAATATATGTATGGGAACCGCAAGAGGATTAGCTTATCTTCATGAAGAGTCAATGCCAAGGATTGTACATAGAGATGTAAAGGCAAGTAATATTCTGATTGATGCAGAACTCTGCCCTAAAATATCAGATTTTGGATTGGCAAAACTATATGATGATAAGAAAACCCATATCAGCACTCGAATTGCGGGCACCATGTAACATCCTCCATCCTTGTTCTTCAACCTTTTCTATTtgcttgtttattttcttttatttatgttATGTGGAGTTGCATTGTCTTTGAATATAAAGCAACTTTATTAGTGGAAAAACattcttttttaaattcaattttcattttaatttcctTAATTTCAGAGGGTATTTGGCACCTGAATATGCAATGCGTGGACATTTAACAGAGAAGGCTGATGTTTTTAGTTTTGGAGTTGTTGCTCTAGAGATTCTTAGTGGAAGACCAAACTCTGATAATGGCTTGCCTGAGGAACAAGTTTATCTGCTTGAATTGGTgaggataataataataataatctattTTATTCTCTCTTTCCTATCTATCgttatattttcttttcccaATAAAGTTTTTACACCTATGTTTTGTAGGCATGGAATTTGCATGAAAGTAACCAAAGTTTGGCACTAGTGGATCCAAGCTTAACCGAGTTTGACGAAAATGAAGCACTTAAGCTCATAGGGGTGGCACTCTTGTGTACTCAAGGCTCACCACTGATGAGACCAACTATGTCACGTGTTGTAGGCATGCTTGCTGGAGACATGGAAGTGAATCATGTGATATCAAAGCCAAGCTATTTGACTGATTGGGATTTTAAGGATTTAACCTCTGCCTTCTCAAATCAAGATTCTGCCCTATCCGTTGAAGCTAAAACTATCCAGCCAAATGATGATAATAACGCTGAGGTTGAGGCCATGCATACTCCAGTTAACCTCACTGCACCTAGCCTCAGTGATCTCATTGGGGAAGGAAGGTGATTGGCATGCTATTTCTGAAATATGCATCTTTATATGATCTATAGTTTTATGAATAAAGAACTGAACATGATGCTTTGCATCTGTAGTACAATATGGAAACATATATTTATCTTGCTTGAATTTAGAATTTTAAAGTCAT is a window from the Manihot esculenta cultivar AM560-2 chromosome 16, M.esculenta_v8, whole genome shotgun sequence genome containing:
- the LOC110603621 gene encoding probable LRR receptor-like serine/threonine-protein kinase At1g56140; the encoded protein is MGLRVSSSSVEHFWLFLLFFSLSFPFYHAQNATTDPSEVRALNLVFAEWGAEAVELWNISGEPCSGSAINGTAFEDGNNNPAIKCDCSYNSNTTCHITQLRVYALEKRGRIPEAIVGLKYLTLLKIDQNYFTGPLPAFIGNLTTLKTLSIAHNALSGSIPKEIGNLKELTLLSIGVNNFSGTLPPEIGNLVKLEQIYINSCGLGGEIPSTFAALQSMRILWASDSAFSGKIPDFIGNWTNLQSLRLQGNSFEGPIPSSFSNLTSLDSLRISDLYNVSSTLDFIKNMKSLSDLNLRNALISDTIPSDIAEYTRLQRLDLSFNNITGSIPSSLFNMSSLESLILGNNSLSGSLSSQKSNTLQTIDLSYNYLSGSFPSWVSSNLQLNLVANNFTFDSSNISILPRLNCLQRNFPCNRNPPLYAKFSIKCGGKERITSDGTVFEAENSSLGGATFNVTSSEKWAVSNVGIYADRTSPDYFEPTLAQVKSTNVPELYQTSRISPSSLRYYGLGLQNGEYTISLFFAETKFDDESSQTWESLGRRIFDIYIQGSLQQKDFEISKEAGGVERAIIKKFNVTVSENYLEIHLFWAGKGTCCTPEQGYYGPIISALSVNPDFTPNVSGIPPDLREKKRNIGLIVGVTVSAGIVGLVLLFLFLYLNRKREKDDEDVFAGIGPKPNTFSYAELRTATEDFNPSNKLGEGGFGPVYKGKLIDGREVAVKQLSVESNQGNSQFIAEIATISAVQHRNLVKLYGCCVEGNRRLLVYEYLQNKSLDKALFAKNSFQLDWATRFNICMGTARGLAYLHEESMPRIVHRDVKASNILIDAELCPKISDFGLAKLYDDKKTHISTRIAGTIGYLAPEYAMRGHLTEKADVFSFGVVALEILSGRPNSDNGLPEEQVYLLELAWNLHESNQSLALVDPSLTEFDENEALKLIGVALLCTQGSPLMRPTMSRVVGMLAGDMEVNHVISKPSYLTDWDFKDLTSAFSNQDSALSVEAKTIQPNDDNNAEVEAMHTPVNLTAPSLSDLIGEGR